The window GACGCCGACCTCGTCGTGCTGCCGGAACTCGCGACGACGGGGTACGTCTTCGAGTCCGAAGCCGAACTCGCGGACCTCGCGGAACCTCGCGACGGCGAAACGGCGACCGCGTGGGCCGAGGTCGCGGCCGAAACGGGAACCTGGATCGTCGGCGGGGTCGCGGAGCGCGCCGGGACGAGCTACTACAACAGCGCTCTCGTCGTCTCCCCGGACGGCCTCGAGGGTGTCTACCGGAAGGTCCACCCCTGGAACGAGGAGAAACGCTGGTTCGCGGCGGGATCGGACCTGCCGGTCTTCGAGACGCCGTTCGGCCGCCTCGGTGTCCAGATCTGTAACGACCAGTGGTTCCCCGAGTCGACGGTCACGCAGGCCCGGGCCGGGGCCGACCTGATCGCCGTTCCGACCAACTGGGTTCCGAACCCGAACCTGAGCCCGAACTCGAACCCCGACGGCGACGGGCGGCCGGGCGGCTGGACGGCCGGCGTCCACCAGGCCATCGCCCACGCCGACGCGAACCGCGTGTGGATCGCCTGCGCGGACCGCGCCGGCACCGAGCGCGGAACGACGTTCGAAGGGGGGAGCGTCGTCGTCGCGCCCGACGGCGTGCCGGCCGCCGGTCCCGCGCCGGCCGCCGGGGAGCGCGTCCTCGCGGTCGACTGCGACCTCGCTCGAGCGCGGGACAAGTCACTGACCCCGCGGGACGACGCGCTCGCGGATCGTCGGCCCGATGTCTACGACCTCGGAGAAACGGAACCGCAGCCTTAGTCGTCGGCCGTTTCCGTCGTCACCCGCGTCACCGACTCGAATTCTCGCCGCGGCACCGTTCCGTACAGCGTCTCCCACGAGGTCGAGAGCCCGTACTCGTCCAGCGCAGCGAGCAACAGTTCGCCGCTGCCGACGTGGGTGACCGAGCCGAAGGCCCAGGTCGGATCGCCGCCGGGCAGCCGGTCGCGTTCCCGCGGGCGCTGGAAGTCGACGACACCCCCCAGCGCGTCTCGTGTCGCGATCGTCAGATCCCGGGCTTCCTCGAGCCGGTTGATCGGGAACTCCCGGTCGTCGCCGACGAGGAGGCCGGTTCCGCGTGGTCGGTCGGAGTCGGAGTCGGCTTCTCCGTCCGCCCCGTCGGCCTCGAGAATCCCCGCGACGTCGTTCCGTCCGGCCTCGATCAACAGGGTGACGACGTCGATCGACGACCCCTCGCCGTCGATGACGTCGACGTGCCGGAGAATACGACCACCGGCGCTGGACGGCGGGTTCGCGTCCGGTTCGAGCGCATCCGCGGGGCCGCCCGGATCGGACCGGCTCTCGACCGGCTCGTACTCGAGGACCGCGGCGTTCGTCAGGCGTGCGTCGATCCCGCGGGTGAGCAACACGCCGTCGAGCGTGATGCTCGAGGGGGCAAGCAGCCGGCGGTCGCCGGGCTCCTCGGCGTTGCTCTCCTCGAGCCTGATCGGGATGGGGCCCAGCGGGAGCGCGTCGAGCCGGGCGACGAGGTCGAGCGCGTCGTCGACGATCTCCTCCTCGAGGAACACACAGGAGGCGATGACGTCACCCCCGTCCTCGCCCGGGTCGTAGGTCACGCGGCTCGAGAGGGTCGCGATGCGGGCCCGAATGCGCTCGAGGCGAGCGTTGACGTCGCCCTGCTCGAGTTCGCGCCGGCCGCGCTCGGTGAGTCGGCGGCCCTGGCCGGGAACCTTCTCGGTGAGCCCGAGTTCGTCGAGTTCGGAGAGCGCCAGCCTGATCGTCCGATCCTTGATGTCGTACCCGTGAAGTTGCAGCAGTTCGACCAGCTGGATGCTCCCGATCGGGCCGTGGTGGTCGACCAGCCGGAGGATGTCGTACATCCGCCGATCGAGGTCCGGTGGCATTCGACCGCCGATTAGGAGCGGACGGGTGTAACGGTAACGTTTGGGCCGCTCGAGGGATCGAAGTCAGGATCGACGATCGGGCCGCGCGGTCGGGGGTCGGAGATACGCTTTTGTGCTCCGTCCGTCAACCGAACAGGTGGCAATAGATTGCCGGATTGTTACTGTATGGCATTCCACACGACACGGATCGAGGACCTGGGAGTTGAGCCCCACAGCGAGCGCGTCTCGCCGGCGCAGGAGGTGGTAAGGCGATGAGCGGTCACGGCTCCGGCCCTGACCCCGAACGGGAGCGTGACCGTGCGGCCGCCTTTCGCGAGTCGGTGACCGGCGCGAACGTCGAACTCGCGTACGCGGGAATCAAGACTTTTATGAAGGGCGACCGGCGCGACGTCGACGACGTGGACGACGTCGATGCGGCGGTGGTCGGCGTCCCATACGACGGCGCGGTCTCGAACAGGCCCGGCGCGCGGTACGGCCCCGAGGCGATCCGCCACGCCAGCGGCTGGTGGGCCTACCTCTCGGACTACAAGGGCGGACTCACGAACATGCAGACCGGGAAGACCGTCGACTTCGACGACCTCTCGGTCGCCGACTGCGGCGACGTCCCCGTCTTCCCGATGGACCGCGAGACGACCGCCGAGAGCATCACGGCCCACCTGGCCGCGGTCGCCGCCCAGACGTTCCCCGTGTTACTGGGCGGCGATCACTACTGTACGTTCCCCGCCGTCCGCGGATTCGCGGAGGGTGCGGGTCACGACAGCGTCGGATTCGTCCAGATCGACGCCCACACCGATACGGTCTCCGAAAGTCCGGTGTTCGGCTCGGAGTTCCACGGCTCGAGTACGGCACGGATCGCCGACTCGCCGTACGTCGACTACGACTCCGTGAGCCAGGTCGGCATCCGCGGCTACGAGTCGCCCGAATTCTTCGAGTTCGCCGACGAGACGGGGCTGAACCTCTATACGATGCGGGAGATCGAGGAACGCGGCGTCCGTCCAGTGATCGAGGACGCCGTGGCCGCGGCCGCCGAGGACACCGACGCGGTGTACGTCAGTTTCGACATCGACGGCGTCGATCCGAGCGTCGCACCCGGCACCGGGACGCCGACGCCCGGCGGACTGTCGGCCCACCAGGCGCTAGAGATCATGGAGGTACTCGGCGCCCACGAGGCCGTCGGCGCGGCGGACCTGATGGAGGTCGCGCCGCGGTACGACTCGACGGAGGGGACACAGCGACTCGCGGCGTACCTGCTGGTCACGCTGCTGGAACGAGCGTTCGCGGAGTAACTACTATGAAACACACGAGCAACAGACCGCTGCCGGACGGCGCGGTCGGGACCGGACGCACCGACGGCGTCGCCGAGTCGGTCATCAGGGAGATGACCCGCGAGGCGATCGATCAGGGGGCAATCAACCTCTCGCAGGGGATCCCCGACGAGGACGAGACCCCGCCCGAGATCAAACGCGCCGCGAAGGAGGCGATCGACACCGACAGCCAGTACACCATCACCTGGGGGCTGCCCGAACTGCGCGAGGCCGTCTCCGAACGGTACGCCGAGTGGAAGGGGATCGAGTACGACCCCGAGCGTGAGGTGACGATCACCAGCGGCACCAGCGAGGCGATCATGTCGACGATGCTCTCGCTCGCCGGCCCCGGCGACGAGGTGATCTACTTCGAACCCGTCTACGAGAGCTACATCCCCGCGAGCCAGTTCGCCGGGGCCGAGGCCGTCCCGCTGGACATGACGGAGGGCCTCGAGCCCGACTACGAGGCCCTCGAGGCGGCCGCCGAAAGCGCCCGGATCATCGTGCTCAACACGCCGATGAACCCGACCGGGAAGGTGTTCACTCGGACGGAACTCGAGCGCATCGAGGAGATCGTCTTCGAGCACGACCTGATCGTGCTGACCGACGAGATCTACGAGCACATCGTCTACACGGACGATTACGTCAGCCCGGTCGAAGTGGGCGATCTCGCGGAACGGACCGTCGTCTGTACGGGGATGTCCAAGACCTTCAGCGTCACTGGCTGGCGGATCGGCTTCTGTCTCGCGCCGGAGTACCTCGCCAAGGAGTTACGGAAGGTCCACGACTACACGAGCATCTGCGCGCCGACGCCGTTCCAGCGGGCCGGCGTCGAGGCGCTGTCCCTGCCCGACGAGTACTACGAGGACCTCTCCGACTCCTACGAGCGCCGCCGGGACGTCCTCGTCGAAGGGCTGCGCGAGGCAGGCCTCGATCCCGTCGAGCCCGACGGGGCCTACTACGTGATGACCCGGTATCCGACCGACGAGGACGACCTCGAGTTCTGCTACCGGCTGATCCGGGAGGCCGGCGTCGCTGCCGTCCCGGGCAGCAGCTTTTACACGTATCCGGACGCCGATGCCGACTGGGTCCGGTTTACCTTCTCGCGCAGCGAGTCGACGATCCGGGAGGCCGTCGATCGACTGATCGAGAACCGCTGGTGGTGAGACACGATCACCGACCACCCACCGCCCAAACGAAACCTTGAATCGACGGGCCGGCCAACTCCCGTCCATGAGCGACGAGGACGAGGAGGAACCCGCCGTCACGCTCGGTGACCGAACCCCCGTCGAGGGCGCACCGCTTGCCCGGGTCACGTCCAGGCTGACCTGGCCCAAGGAGAAAAGCGAGGTCGATCGCCTCGAGGGCGACAGCACCATCCGCACGCCCGACGGCCCGCGGGAACTGTCGGCCGTCCTCGAGGAGGTCGACGAGACCTACTTCCAGCGGCGCCAGGAGTTCGAAACACACGTTCGCGAGGTCATCGGTACCGGACCGATCCCGACCGCCGACGAGTAACTACCTGTGGCAACCGAGGAGAGCCACACCGAACGTACCCCTCGCGGCTGGCTCCGCGGCCAGTTCGACCGGCTGTCCTGGGTCCAGAAGTCGCTGCTGACCGGGGCCGTCCTGACGCTCGTGTGGATGCGGTTCGTCCCCGGGAACCTGCTTGGACGGGCGATCGTCGACGCCGTCGTCCTGATCGGCGGGCCGCTCGCGCTCGGGTTTTCCCACGGCAGACGGATCGGGTGGACGATCAACCGCACTGCCGTCCGTAACGCCGTGTTACTCGCGCTTTTCGTTCTGCCGTTCTACCTGGTCGGGTCGACCCTGCCGACGATCCGGGCGTTCTATCCGATGTGGGAGACCACGGCGGCCCCCGGCGAGTTCGTCCCGCACGCGCTGAAGTTGTTTACCCTCGCGCTGGCCGCGGAGACCTACTACCGCGGGCTGCTCTGTGTCGGCGTCCGGGAGATCGGCTTCAAGGCCGTGTTCATCAGCCCGGTCGTCTACATGCTCCACCACTCCACGAAGCCGCCCGTCGAGTTCCTGCTGTCCGGGCCGACGGACGTCCTCTTCGGCGCGGTCGACTACGAGTCCGGGTCGATCCTGCCGTCGGTGATCGCTCATGGGGCCGGACTCGTCCTGCTGGACTGGCTCGTCCTCCACGACCCGCTGTTCGATCCGACGCCGTTCCTGGCGCTCCTCGAGTGGCTGCCGATCCCGATCTGACGGGGTTCAGTGCAGGTGACCGGAAGTCGACCGGAGTGGGTTACTGTGCCTGCGGCCGGGCTTTTCCCTCGAGACGAGAAAGAGCGTCCTGTCCCCGGAATCGACGTTCGAGTGAGAATTAGCGGACGAGTGGACTATTCCTCGCGCTCCCCGGATTCCTCGGGTTCCTCGCCTTCCCCGGCGGAGTCGTTCTCGATGTCTTCAGCGCCGGCGTTTTCGGAGTCGTTAGCATCGGAGTCGTTAGCATCGGAGTCGTCAACATCGGGGCCGGAGTCGGAATCACCGTCCGGACCGCCGTGACCGGACGAGCCGTCGGAGCCGTTACCCGGCGCGTCCGCCGGACCGCCAGCCCCGGGCCGATCGTCGGACTCGTTGCCGGATGCCGCCGGGCCGTCACCGGGCGTCTCGTCTCCGCTCTGTCCGGGAGTCTCGAGCGGCGCGCCCGGCTCGCGATCGGCGACCGGGGGCTGTCCGACGCGGTCGCCGGCGATCGATCGGGCGATTTCGGACACCTCGGAGCCGTTCAGTTCGTCGGCTCGCTGCCGGAGTTCGCCGATCGCCTCGGCGTCGACGCCGCGTTCCTCGAGGAGGTCGGCAGGCAGCTGGCTCGCCGTCGCGTTCGCGCCCTCGGCGAGCCGTTCGGCCGTCGCACGTTCCGCAGCGAGCTGGGCCACCTCGGCGCGGTACTGTCCGTGGCTGATCTCGCCGGCCTCGCGGGCCGCCTCGAGTTCCTCAAGGCGCTGCTCGATGGCCGTCAGCCGCTCGTCGACGTCCTCGACCTGTTCGTCTACGACGGCAGCTTTCGCCTCGTCGGTCTCGGCCTGAGCCAGTTTCACGCCGTAGGTCCGCTCGCTCACCTCGCCCGCAAGCTCGGCGTCCTGGACCGCAACGACGCCGGAGAGACGTTCGCCGGGGGCGATCTCGTCGCTGTCGGTATCGTCCGTTTCGTCCTGGAGGGCCGTACCCACGCTGGCCGCACCGAGCGGCATCGCCGCGAGGGCGACGACCAGTACGCCGACCAGCGCGATCGTCGTGTTTCGTTTCATCTCACCTGAGTTCTAGGGTTCCGGGCACATATACGCTCGAGACGATAGCCCCGGTTCAACGACTATCAACGATAGTTTACGCGATTTTCGTCCCGGTTCCCTCGGGCGGTTTCGGGGACAAAACGGAAACTGGGCCGACTCGCCGCTAGCCCGACGGAGACGCCGGGGCTGCTTCCGGCGAACCAGCCGGGCGACTAGCGGGTTACGAGTCGAGAGGGAAGAAGCGGAACTGCGGAGTCACCACCGTCGGTCACGTCCGAATCGGGCCGAACGAGGGCCTACTCCTCGGAATCGTCGCCGTCGTCCGGTTTGTCGCCGAGAGTGCCCGACTCGGACGGTGGGTCCTCGTCCGGCAGCGAGAGCACGTTCTCCCGGCCCAGCCGGAACGACTCGAGTTTCCCCTCCTCGCGGAGGCCGCTGACGACCTTGCTCGTCTTGGCGTCGGTCCAGTCGAGTTCTTCG of the Halobiforma lacisalsi AJ5 genome contains:
- a CDS encoding pyridoxal phosphate-dependent aminotransferase; its protein translation is MKHTSNRPLPDGAVGTGRTDGVAESVIREMTREAIDQGAINLSQGIPDEDETPPEIKRAAKEAIDTDSQYTITWGLPELREAVSERYAEWKGIEYDPEREVTITSGTSEAIMSTMLSLAGPGDEVIYFEPVYESYIPASQFAGAEAVPLDMTEGLEPDYEALEAAAESARIIVLNTPMNPTGKVFTRTELERIEEIVFEHDLIVLTDEIYEHIVYTDDYVSPVEVGDLAERTVVCTGMSKTFSVTGWRIGFCLAPEYLAKELRKVHDYTSICAPTPFQRAGVEALSLPDEYYEDLSDSYERRRDVLVEGLREAGLDPVEPDGAYYVMTRYPTDEDDLEFCYRLIREAGVAAVPGSSFYTYPDADADWVRFTFSRSESTIREAVDRLIENRWW
- the speB gene encoding agmatinase encodes the protein MSGHGSGPDPERERDRAAAFRESVTGANVELAYAGIKTFMKGDRRDVDDVDDVDAAVVGVPYDGAVSNRPGARYGPEAIRHASGWWAYLSDYKGGLTNMQTGKTVDFDDLSVADCGDVPVFPMDRETTAESITAHLAAVAAQTFPVLLGGDHYCTFPAVRGFAEGAGHDSVGFVQIDAHTDTVSESPVFGSEFHGSSTARIADSPYVDYDSVSQVGIRGYESPEFFEFADETGLNLYTMREIEERGVRPVIEDAVAAAAEDTDAVYVSFDIDGVDPSVAPGTGTPTPGGLSAHQALEIMEVLGAHEAVGAADLMEVAPRYDSTEGTQRLAAYLLVTLLERAFAE
- a CDS encoding nitrilase-related carbon-nitrogen hydrolase, whose translation is MTGERVRVRVAVAQTIPEFGAVDRNRRRTLEIVRENADADLVVLPELATTGYVFESEAELADLAEPRDGETATAWAEVAAETGTWIVGGVAERAGTSYYNSALVVSPDGLEGVYRKVHPWNEEKRWFAAGSDLPVFETPFGRLGVQICNDQWFPESTVTQARAGADLIAVPTNWVPNPNLSPNSNPDGDGRPGGWTAGVHQAIAHADANRVWIACADRAGTERGTTFEGGSVVVAPDGVPAAGPAPAAGERVLAVDCDLARARDKSLTPRDDALADRRPDVYDLGETEPQP
- a CDS encoding CPBP family intramembrane glutamic endopeptidase encodes the protein MATEESHTERTPRGWLRGQFDRLSWVQKSLLTGAVLTLVWMRFVPGNLLGRAIVDAVVLIGGPLALGFSHGRRIGWTINRTAVRNAVLLALFVLPFYLVGSTLPTIRAFYPMWETTAAPGEFVPHALKLFTLALAAETYYRGLLCVGVREIGFKAVFISPVVYMLHHSTKPPVEFLLSGPTDVLFGAVDYESGSILPSVIAHGAGLVLLDWLVLHDPLFDPTPFLALLEWLPIPI
- a CDS encoding DUF5789 family protein, with the protein product MSDEDEEEPAVTLGDRTPVEGAPLARVTSRLTWPKEKSEVDRLEGDSTIRTPDGPRELSAVLEEVDETYFQRRQEFETHVREVIGTGPIPTADE
- a CDS encoding DUF128 domain-containing protein encodes the protein MPPDLDRRMYDILRLVDHHGPIGSIQLVELLQLHGYDIKDRTIRLALSELDELGLTEKVPGQGRRLTERGRRELEQGDVNARLERIRARIATLSSRVTYDPGEDGGDVIASCVFLEEEIVDDALDLVARLDALPLGPIPIRLEESNAEEPGDRRLLAPSSITLDGVLLTRGIDARLTNAAVLEYEPVESRSDPGGPADALEPDANPPSSAGGRILRHVDVIDGEGSSIDVVTLLIEAGRNDVAGILEADGADGEADSDSDRPRGTGLLVGDDREFPINRLEEARDLTIATRDALGGVVDFQRPRERDRLPGGDPTWAFGSVTHVGSGELLLAALDEYGLSTSWETLYGTVPRREFESVTRVTTETADD